A single genomic interval of Sceloporus undulatus isolate JIND9_A2432 ecotype Alabama chromosome 2, SceUnd_v1.1, whole genome shotgun sequence harbors:
- the LOC121923663 gene encoding gametocyte-specific factor 1-like isoform X4, translating into MTSLNAEENKSPDPETLLQCPYDKNHQIRACRFPYHLVKCRKNNQTVAKQLVACPYNARHRIPKEEFNSHIETCENKVSIEPCEAAANKRLKEGNKEKTAWQCPPPKEDWEADAEEAPARPFVFGARHAGKSHKKKNSRLIFKVTAADLLNQLFKIAF; encoded by the exons ATGACCAGTCTaaatgcagaagaaaacaaatcccCGGATCCAGAAACGCTGTTGCAGTGTCCCTATGACAAGAACCACCAGATCAGAGCCTGCAGGTTCCCTTATCATTTGGTGAAGTGCAGGAAG aACAACCAGACTGTTGCCAAACAACTAGTAGCATGCCCCTATAATGCCCGTCACAGAATACCTAAGGAGGAGTTCAATTCACACATTGAAACTTGTGAAAATAAAGTTTCCATAGAACCATGTGAAG CTGCAGCAAACAAACGCCTAAAGGAAGGAAACAAGGAAAAGACAGCCTGGCAATGCCCCCCTCCAAAGGAAGACTGGGAGGCTG ATGCTGAAGAAGCTCCTGCTCGTCCTTTTGTGTTTGGTGCCAG GCATGCCGGGAAATCGCACAAAAAGAAGAATTCAAGACTAATTTTTAAAGTAACTGCAGCAGACCTTTTAaaccaactttttaaaattgccttttaa
- the LOC121923663 gene encoding gametocyte-specific factor 1-like isoform X1 produces MEKRERGFSAAILTGYTIRMTSLNAEENKSPDPETLLQCPYDKNHQIRACRFPYHLVKCRKNNQTVAKQLVACPYNARHRIPKEEFNSHIETCENKVSIEPCEAAANKRLKEGNKEKTAWQCPPPKEDWEADAEEAPARPFVFGARHAGKSHKKKNSRLIFKVTAADLLNQLFKIAF; encoded by the exons CTACACTATTAGGATGACCAGTCTaaatgcagaagaaaacaaatcccCGGATCCAGAAACGCTGTTGCAGTGTCCCTATGACAAGAACCACCAGATCAGAGCCTGCAGGTTCCCTTATCATTTGGTGAAGTGCAGGAAG aACAACCAGACTGTTGCCAAACAACTAGTAGCATGCCCCTATAATGCCCGTCACAGAATACCTAAGGAGGAGTTCAATTCACACATTGAAACTTGTGAAAATAAAGTTTCCATAGAACCATGTGAAG CTGCAGCAAACAAACGCCTAAAGGAAGGAAACAAGGAAAAGACAGCCTGGCAATGCCCCCCTCCAAAGGAAGACTGGGAGGCTG ATGCTGAAGAAGCTCCTGCTCGTCCTTTTGTGTTTGGTGCCAG GCATGCCGGGAAATCGCACAAAAAGAAGAATTCAAGACTAATTTTTAAAGTAACTGCAGCAGACCTTTTAaaccaactttttaaaattgccttttaa
- the LOC121923663 gene encoding gametocyte-specific factor 1-like isoform X2, with protein sequence MEKRERGFSAAILTGYTIRMTSLNAEENKSPDPETLLQCPYDKNHQIRACRFPYHLVKCRKNNQTVAKQLVACPYNARHRIPKEEFNSHIETCENKVSIEPCEAAANKRLKEGNKEKTAWQCPPPKEDWEADAEEAPARPFVFGASITRKETYNPVLFSNGMPGNRTKRRIQD encoded by the exons CTACACTATTAGGATGACCAGTCTaaatgcagaagaaaacaaatcccCGGATCCAGAAACGCTGTTGCAGTGTCCCTATGACAAGAACCACCAGATCAGAGCCTGCAGGTTCCCTTATCATTTGGTGAAGTGCAGGAAG aACAACCAGACTGTTGCCAAACAACTAGTAGCATGCCCCTATAATGCCCGTCACAGAATACCTAAGGAGGAGTTCAATTCACACATTGAAACTTGTGAAAATAAAGTTTCCATAGAACCATGTGAAG CTGCAGCAAACAAACGCCTAAAGGAAGGAAACAAGGAAAAGACAGCCTGGCAATGCCCCCCTCCAAAGGAAGACTGGGAGGCTG ATGCTGAAGAAGCTCCTGCTCGTCCTTTTGTGTTTGGTGCCAG CATCACTAGGAAGGAAACCTACAATCCAGTTCTTTTTTCCAATG GCATGCCGGGAAATCGCACAAAAAGAAGAATTCAAGACTAA
- the LOC121923663 gene encoding gametocyte-specific factor 1-like isoform X3 — MEKRERGFSAAILTGYTIRMTSLNAEENKSPDPETLLQCPYDKNHQIRACRFPYHLVKCRKNNQTVAKQLVACPYNARHRIPKEEFNSHIETCENKVSIEPCEAAANKRLKEGNKEKTAWQCPPPKEDWEADAEEAPARPFVFGASITRKETYNPVLFSNGMNRIYFRSTDNI, encoded by the exons CTACACTATTAGGATGACCAGTCTaaatgcagaagaaaacaaatcccCGGATCCAGAAACGCTGTTGCAGTGTCCCTATGACAAGAACCACCAGATCAGAGCCTGCAGGTTCCCTTATCATTTGGTGAAGTGCAGGAAG aACAACCAGACTGTTGCCAAACAACTAGTAGCATGCCCCTATAATGCCCGTCACAGAATACCTAAGGAGGAGTTCAATTCACACATTGAAACTTGTGAAAATAAAGTTTCCATAGAACCATGTGAAG CTGCAGCAAACAAACGCCTAAAGGAAGGAAACAAGGAAAAGACAGCCTGGCAATGCCCCCCTCCAAAGGAAGACTGGGAGGCTG ATGCTGAAGAAGCTCCTGCTCGTCCTTTTGTGTTTGGTGCCAG CATCACTAGGAAGGAAACCTACAATCCAGTTCTTTTTTCCAATGGTATGAACAGGATCTATTTTAGGAGTACTGATAATATATA G